In Fluviicola taffensis DSM 16823, the following are encoded in one genomic region:
- the rpsO gene encoding 30S ribosomal protein S15, with protein sequence MYLDSKAKEEIFAKHGGSATNTGSTEGQVALFTYRIAHLTGHLKKNRKDYGTQRSLQLLVGKRRSMLDYLKKKDIEKYRALIKELGLRR encoded by the coding sequence ATGTATTTAGATTCAAAAGCAAAAGAAGAAATCTTCGCAAAACACGGAGGTTCAGCAACAAACACAGGTTCAACAGAAGGTCAAGTAGCATTATTTACTTACCGTATTGCTCACTTAACAGGGCATTTGAAAAAGAACCGTAAAGATTATGGAACTCAAAGATCTTTACAATTGTTAGTTGGTAAACGTCGTAGTATGTTAGATTACCTGAAGAAAAAGGATATCGAGAAATACCGTGCGTTGATTAAAGAATTAGGTTTACGTCGTTAA
- a CDS encoding polyribonucleotide nucleotidyltransferase, producing MNIGIKKSIVTGGKEISIETGKLAKQADGSVVLQMGNTVLLATVVAAPEAKDGVDFLPLTVDYREKYAAAGRFPGGFFRREARPSETEILVMRLVDRALRPLFPDDYHAEVQLMIQLLSYDGVNNPDALCGLAASAAIAVSDIPFNGPMSEVRVGRINGEWIVNPSMEEMKSADIDMMVAGTMKDVNMIEGEFQEISELEMVEAIKIAHAAIKEQCQFQLDLAALIPTANPKRVYSHETHDENVKAKVYELAMDKCKEVARQGLANKAKRTELFDAIKTEVKAAFSEEELATVSGFISTYFSEVKKKAVRWVMLNEQKRLDGRKFDEIRPIWAEVDYLPMVHGSAVFTRGETQSLTTLTLGGKMDEQLIDGVTFHGTEKFLLHYNFPPFSTGEAKPLRGTSRREIGHGNLALRALKPVLPADNAYTIRLVSDILESNGSSSMATVCAGTLALMDGGVQIKAPVSGIAMGLVADEGKFAVLSDILGDEDHLGDMDFKVTGTSKGITACQMDIKVDGLPYEVLIQALDQARAGRIHILNKIIETIAVPNPDFKPQTPRIEAFNVPNDMIGAIIGPGGKIIQGIQKDTKTTITIEELETGEGRVQIMSNNAEDMDAANSRIRMIAFPPVVDEGAEYEGKVKAIKDFGVFVEILPGTDGLIHISEFSWEKVAKMEDVVKEGDVLKFKVVGKDPKTKKWKLSRRVLLPRPEKAAEATTEAPKAE from the coding sequence ATGAATATAGGAATCAAAAAGTCCATCGTTACTGGAGGGAAAGAAATTTCCATCGAGACCGGAAAATTGGCGAAACAAGCCGACGGTTCAGTAGTGTTACAAATGGGCAACACGGTGTTATTGGCAACTGTCGTTGCAGCACCAGAGGCAAAAGACGGAGTGGATTTCCTTCCGTTAACGGTAGATTACCGTGAAAAATACGCAGCAGCAGGGCGTTTTCCTGGTGGATTCTTCCGTCGTGAAGCTCGTCCATCTGAAACAGAAATCTTGGTGATGCGTTTAGTGGATCGTGCATTACGTCCATTATTTCCAGATGATTATCACGCTGAAGTTCAGTTGATGATTCAATTGTTGTCTTACGATGGTGTAAACAACCCAGACGCATTGTGTGGTTTGGCAGCTTCTGCAGCAATTGCAGTATCTGATATTCCATTCAACGGACCGATGTCTGAAGTACGTGTAGGTCGTATCAACGGTGAGTGGATTGTTAACCCTTCAATGGAAGAGATGAAATCAGCAGATATCGATATGATGGTTGCTGGTACTATGAAGGATGTGAACATGATTGAAGGAGAATTTCAAGAAATCTCTGAATTGGAAATGGTTGAAGCAATTAAAATTGCTCACGCTGCTATTAAGGAGCAATGTCAATTCCAATTAGATCTTGCTGCACTAATCCCAACAGCTAATCCAAAACGTGTTTATTCGCACGAAACGCATGACGAAAACGTGAAAGCGAAAGTGTATGAATTGGCGATGGATAAATGTAAAGAAGTTGCTCGTCAAGGTCTTGCAAATAAAGCGAAACGTACAGAATTGTTCGACGCAATCAAAACGGAAGTGAAAGCTGCATTCTCTGAAGAAGAGTTGGCTACAGTTAGTGGTTTTATTTCTACTTACTTCTCTGAAGTGAAGAAAAAAGCGGTTCGTTGGGTTATGTTGAATGAGCAAAAGCGTTTGGATGGTCGTAAATTTGACGAGATTCGTCCGATTTGGGCTGAAGTAGATTATTTGCCAATGGTTCACGGATCAGCAGTATTTACACGTGGGGAAACGCAATCATTGACAACATTGACCCTTGGTGGTAAAATGGATGAGCAGTTGATTGACGGAGTTACTTTCCACGGAACAGAGAAATTCTTGCTACATTATAATTTCCCTCCATTCTCTACAGGAGAAGCGAAACCATTGCGTGGAACTTCTCGTCGTGAGATTGGACACGGTAACTTGGCATTACGTGCTTTGAAACCGGTTCTTCCTGCAGATAACGCTTATACTATTCGTTTAGTTTCTGATATTTTAGAATCAAATGGTTCATCTTCAATGGCAACAGTTTGTGCTGGTACATTGGCATTGATGGACGGTGGTGTTCAAATCAAAGCGCCAGTTTCTGGTATCGCAATGGGATTGGTCGCTGACGAAGGTAAATTTGCTGTATTGTCTGATATCTTAGGAGATGAAGATCACTTAGGAGATATGGACTTTAAAGTAACAGGAACTTCTAAAGGAATCACAGCTTGTCAAATGGATATTAAAGTAGACGGTTTACCATACGAAGTATTGATTCAAGCTTTGGATCAAGCGCGTGCGGGACGTATACATATCTTGAATAAGATTATTGAAACAATCGCAGTTCCAAATCCAGATTTCAAACCGCAAACTCCTCGTATCGAAGCATTCAATGTGCCTAACGATATGATTGGAGCAATCATCGGACCTGGAGGAAAAATCATTCAAGGAATTCAAAAAGACACAAAAACAACTATTACAATTGAAGAATTGGAAACAGGTGAAGGTCGTGTTCAGATTATGTCGAATAATGCAGAAGATATGGATGCTGCAAATTCACGTATTCGAATGATTGCATTCCCTCCGGTAGTTGATGAAGGTGCAGAATACGAAGGAAAAGTGAAAGCTATCAAAGATTTCGGAGTATTCGTTGAAATTCTTCCTGGAACAGACGGATTGATTCACATTTCTGAGTTCTCTTGGGAGAAAGTAGCAAAAATGGAAGACGTAGTAAAAGAAGGAGACGTATTGAAATTTAAAGTTGTTGGTAAAGATCCAAAAACTAAAAAATGGAAATTGTCTCGTCGCGTTTTATTGCCAAGACCAGAGAAAGCTGCTGAAGCAACAACAGAAGCTCCAAAAGCTGAGTAA